One window of the Papaver somniferum cultivar HN1 unplaced genomic scaffold, ASM357369v1 unplaced-scaffold_115, whole genome shotgun sequence genome contains the following:
- the LOC113329103 gene encoding UDP-glycosyltransferase 87A2-like has product MEILAGVYAGVPMLTSPVGLDQFTSRALIVDCWKIGMNVINEVGAEKIVKREEVALTVKKFMDISGDDEESKLMMGRANELKKSCRNALAKGGSSTVNLDDFIRNILQQVTMESSRMTKRQHVVVLPYPGRGHINPVINFCKLLTTKFLAIDDLRITFVVTEEWLGFIESSASESRLPPQIHLRSIPNVIPSELVRGLDLGGFFVAVQTKMEDPFEELLDQLMKDDDPAMVVTTIIA; this is encoded by the exons ATGGAAATACTTGCCGGAGTTTATGCGGGTGTACCTATGCTTACTTCTCCCGTAGGCTTAGATCAATTTACAAGTAGAGCACTAATTGTGGATTGTTGGAAGATTGGAATGAATGTAATAAACGAAGTTGGAGCAGAAAAAATTGTGAAAAGAGAAGAAGTTGCATTGACTGTGAAGAAGTTCATGGACATCAGCGGAGACGATGAAGAGAGTAAACTGATGATGGGTAGAGCAAATGAACTCAAGAAAAGTTGCAGAAACGCATTGGCAAAGGGCGGTTCGTCTACTGTCAACCTCGACGATTTTATTAGAAATATTCTGCA GCAGGTAACAATGGAAAGCAGTAGAATGACCAAGAGGCAGCATGTGGTAGTGCTGCCGTATCCAGGAAGAGGACACATCAATCCGGTGATAAACTTCTGTAAGCTTCTGACCACCAAATTCTTGGCTATTGATGATTTAAGAATCACATTTGTTGTTACAGAGGAGTGGCTTGGTTTCATTGAATCATCGGCTTCTGAGTCAAGATTACCACCTCAGATTCACCTTCGTTCAATACCAAATGTGATACCTTCAGAATTGGTCCGAGGATTAGATCTCGGTGGTTTCTTTGTAGCTGTACAAACAAAAATGGAAGATCCGTTCGAGGAGTTGCTGGACCAGTTAATGAAAGATGATGATCCGGCTATGGTGGTCACCACTATCATAGCA